Proteins from a single region of Pseudomonas quebecensis:
- a CDS encoding NUDIX domain-containing protein has translation MTDTAKSKPRAIEILQRDNAYKGFYKLDRVQLRHEKFDGGMSRVINREVFVRHDAVCVLPYDPQRDEVVLIEQFRVGAMGRTDNPWLIEMVAGLIDKDEQPEEVAHREAEEEAGLTFSALWPITKYFPSPGGSTEFVHLYLGRCDSTGAGGVHGLEEEAEDIRVTTWAFEDALQAVRDGKISNAASIIALQWLALNRAQVRGLWQ, from the coding sequence ATGACGGACACAGCAAAATCGAAGCCGAGAGCGATTGAAATCTTGCAGCGCGACAATGCCTACAAAGGCTTCTACAAGCTTGATCGCGTGCAATTGCGCCACGAGAAATTCGACGGCGGCATGAGCCGGGTGATCAACCGCGAAGTCTTCGTCCGTCACGACGCCGTGTGCGTGCTGCCCTACGACCCGCAGCGTGATGAAGTGGTGTTGATCGAGCAGTTTCGCGTGGGCGCCATGGGCCGTACCGACAACCCCTGGTTGATCGAAATGGTCGCCGGCCTGATCGACAAGGATGAGCAACCTGAGGAGGTTGCGCACCGCGAAGCCGAGGAGGAAGCTGGGCTGACCTTCTCCGCGCTGTGGCCGATCACCAAGTATTTCCCGTCGCCCGGCGGCAGCACCGAATTCGTACACTTGTACCTGGGTCGTTGCGACAGCACGGGCGCAGGCGGCGTTCACGGCCTGGAAGAAGAAGCAGAAGACATCCGCGTCACCACCTGGGCCTTCGAAGACGCCCTGCAAGCGGTGCGCGACGGCAAAATTTCCAACGCAGCCAGCATTATCGCCCTGCAATGGCTAGCGCTTAACCGCGCGCAAGTGAGGGGGTTATGGCAGTAA
- a CDS encoding RsiV family protein, giving the protein MSLLKIASVACIALTLGACQSLFQPSYRTPLEATRDATEQSRPGCASADCPLVNIDTVHFAKEPKLDALIEQRLLEMTRTAPNEPLPSSLETYREQFLKTAAPRNSMYLQAKVREQHDGLVIIELSSYLDQGATHGEPGRAFINYSRQQQKALSLADMLLPGKEDAFWKAAQVAHNSWLISTRLSLEQEFVKTYPFQKTPNVALTYGGVILKYPTSTIAPYALGHVELQIPYSRLDGILKPELVPARR; this is encoded by the coding sequence ATGTCGCTTTTAAAGATTGCCTCCGTGGCCTGCATCGCATTGACCCTCGGTGCCTGCCAAAGCCTGTTTCAACCGAGCTATCGCACCCCGCTGGAAGCCACCCGTGACGCCACCGAGCAGAGCAGGCCGGGCTGCGCCAGCGCCGACTGCCCGCTGGTGAACATCGACACCGTGCACTTTGCCAAGGAGCCCAAGCTGGACGCCTTGATCGAGCAGCGCCTGCTGGAGATGACCCGCACCGCCCCGAACGAGCCGCTGCCCTCGAGCCTGGAAACCTATCGCGAGCAGTTTCTGAAGACCGCCGCGCCACGCAACAGCATGTACTTGCAGGCCAAGGTACGCGAGCAGCATGACGGCTTGGTGATTATCGAGTTGTCCAGCTACCTGGATCAGGGCGCCACCCATGGCGAGCCCGGCCGCGCATTCATCAACTATTCGCGTCAACAGCAAAAGGCCCTGTCGCTGGCCGACATGCTGCTGCCGGGCAAGGAAGACGCCTTCTGGAAAGCCGCCCAGGTCGCCCACAACAGCTGGCTGATCAGCACACGCTTGAGCCTGGAACAGGAGTTCGTGAAAACCTACCCCTTCCAGAAAACCCCGAACGTGGCGCTGACCTACGGCGGCGTGATTCTCAAGTACCCCACCTCTACCATCGCGCCGTACGCCCTGGGCCACGTCGAGTTGCAGATCCCCTACTCGCGCCTGGATGGCATCCTCAAGCCTGAGCTGGTGCCTGCGCGCCGCTGA
- the cytX gene encoding putative hydroxymethylpyrimidine transporter CytX has protein sequence MSIQPSTYSPDLAVPADKRVFGARDLFSLWFSLGIGLMVLQTGALLAPGLGLSGALLAIFLGTLVGVMLLAAVGVIGSDTGLSAMAALKLSLGAKGAGLPALLNLLQLVGWGAFEIIVMRDAASLLGARAFSAGSLMASPWLWTLFFGGLATLLAVSGPLTFVRQILRKWGIWLLLAACLWLTWNLFAKADLGALWAQAGDGSMPFAVGFDIAIAMPLSWLPLIADYSRFGKRAKSVFGGTALGFFIGNFWLMSLGVAYTLAFAPSGEVNALLLALAGAGLGIPLLLILLDESENAFADIHSAAVSSGILLRMKVEHLALAIGVICTLIACLAPLAQYQNFLLLIGSVFAPLFGVVLVDHFILRRRGQGVPGNVRWPALLAWVGGIATYHLLANLYPDVGATLPALMLAGVLQFIFARVFSGAQAPAQA, from the coding sequence TTGAGCATTCAACCGAGTACCTATTCTCCTGACCTCGCAGTGCCTGCTGACAAAAGAGTATTTGGCGCCCGCGACCTGTTTTCCCTGTGGTTCTCCCTCGGCATCGGCCTGATGGTCCTGCAGACCGGCGCATTGCTCGCGCCCGGCCTGGGCTTGTCCGGTGCACTGCTGGCGATTTTCCTCGGCACCCTGGTTGGCGTGATGTTGCTGGCTGCCGTCGGCGTAATCGGCAGCGACACCGGCCTGTCCGCCATGGCCGCCCTCAAGCTCAGCCTCGGTGCCAAGGGCGCCGGCCTTCCGGCGCTGCTCAACCTGCTGCAGTTGGTCGGCTGGGGCGCGTTCGAAATCATCGTGATGCGTGATGCCGCCAGCCTGTTGGGCGCGCGGGCGTTCAGCGCGGGCAGCTTGATGGCCAGCCCCTGGTTGTGGACGCTGTTTTTCGGTGGTTTGGCCACCTTGCTGGCGGTCAGCGGGCCACTGACGTTCGTGCGGCAGATCCTGCGCAAGTGGGGCATCTGGTTGCTGTTGGCGGCCTGCCTGTGGCTGACCTGGAACCTGTTCGCCAAGGCCGATCTCGGCGCACTCTGGGCCCAGGCCGGCGACGGGTCGATGCCCTTTGCGGTGGGGTTCGATATCGCCATCGCCATGCCGTTGTCCTGGCTGCCGCTGATCGCCGACTACTCGCGCTTCGGCAAACGCGCCAAAAGCGTATTCGGCGGCACCGCACTGGGCTTTTTTATCGGTAATTTCTGGCTGATGAGCCTGGGCGTGGCCTATACCCTGGCGTTTGCACCGAGCGGTGAGGTAAATGCACTGCTGCTGGCGTTGGCCGGCGCCGGCTTGGGAATTCCGCTGTTGCTGATCCTGTTGGACGAGTCGGAGAACGCCTTCGCCGATATTCACTCGGCGGCGGTGTCCAGCGGGATATTGCTGCGCATGAAAGTCGAGCACCTGGCATTGGCTATTGGCGTGATCTGTACCCTGATCGCCTGCCTGGCACCGCTGGCGCAGTACCAGAACTTCCTGCTGTTGATCGGTTCGGTGTTCGCGCCGCTTTTCGGCGTGGTGCTGGTGGATCACTTTATCCTGCGCCGTCGTGGCCAGGGCGTACCCGGCAATGTGCGCTGGCCGGCGCTGTTGGCCTGGGTAGGCGGGATCGCCACCTATCACCTGCTGGCCAACCTCTACCCGGATGTCGGCGCGACCCTGCCGGCGCTGATGCTGGCAGGGGTGCTGCAGTTTATCTTCGCACGCGTTTTCAGCGGCGCGCAGGCACCAGCTCAGGCTTGA
- the thiC gene encoding phosphomethylpyrimidine synthase ThiC codes for MSTELKSQKAKNTVHLSDSAKVDSGSVQPFTRSQKIYVQGSRPDIRVPMREISLDVTPTEFGGEINAPVVVYDTSGPYTDPNVIIDVRKGLADVRSPWIEARGDTERLACLSSRYGQERLDNPDLAHLRFAHLQNPRRAKAGANVSQMHYARKGIITPEMEYVAIRENMKLEEARATGLLKQQHAGHSFGASIPKIITPEFVREEVARGRAIIPANINHTELEPMIIGRNFLVKINGNIGNSALGSSIEEEVAKMTWGIRWGSDNIMDLSTGKHIHETREWIIRNSPVPIGTVPIYQALEKVDGVAEDLTWELFRDTLIEQAEQGVDYFTIHAGVLLRYVPLTANRVTGIVSRGGAIMAKWCLAHHKENFAYTHFEEICEIMKAYDVSFSLGDGLRPGSVADANDAAQFGELETLGELTKIAWKHDVQTMIEGPGHVPMQLIKENMDKQLECCDEAPFYTLGPLTTDIAPGYDHITSGIGAAMIGWFGCAMLCYVTPKEHLGLPNKDDVKTGIITYKIAAHAADLAKGHPGAQIRDNALSKARFEFRWEDQFNLGLDPDTARAFHDETLPKESAKVAHFCSMCGPKFCSMKVTHEVREYAANQRIDAVDVDVAKGLAEQAERFKQEGSQLYKKV; via the coding sequence ATGAGCACTGAATTAAAAAGCCAAAAAGCAAAAAACACCGTGCACTTGAGTGATTCGGCCAAGGTCGATTCCGGCTCCGTGCAGCCGTTTACCCGCTCACAGAAGATTTATGTGCAGGGCTCTCGCCCCGATATCCGTGTGCCGATGCGTGAAATCAGCCTGGATGTCACGCCTACCGAGTTTGGTGGTGAAATCAACGCGCCCGTGGTGGTCTACGACACGTCCGGTCCCTACACCGACCCCAACGTCATCATTGATGTGCGCAAGGGCCTGGCCGATGTGCGTTCACCTTGGATCGAAGCGCGCGGTGACACCGAGCGCCTGGCCTGCCTGAGTTCCCGCTATGGCCAGGAACGGCTGGATAATCCCGATCTTGCTCACCTGCGCTTTGCGCACCTGCAGAACCCGCGCCGCGCCAAGGCCGGGGCGAACGTCTCGCAGATGCACTATGCGCGCAAGGGCATCATCACGCCGGAGATGGAATACGTCGCCATCCGCGAGAACATGAAGCTGGAGGAAGCCCGTGCCACCGGCCTGCTCAAGCAGCAGCACGCCGGGCACAGTTTCGGCGCGAGTATTCCAAAGATCATTACCCCGGAGTTCGTACGCGAAGAAGTTGCCCGCGGTCGCGCGATCATCCCCGCCAACATCAACCACACCGAGCTTGAGCCGATGATCATCGGCCGCAATTTCCTGGTGAAAATCAACGGCAATATCGGCAACAGCGCCCTGGGGTCGTCCATCGAAGAAGAAGTGGCGAAGATGACCTGGGGCATTCGCTGGGGCTCGGACAACATCATGGACCTGTCCACCGGCAAGCACATTCACGAAACCCGTGAATGGATCATCCGCAACTCGCCGGTGCCGATCGGTACCGTACCCATCTACCAGGCCCTGGAGAAAGTCGATGGTGTCGCCGAGGACCTGACCTGGGAGCTGTTCCGCGACACCCTGATCGAACAGGCCGAGCAGGGCGTCGACTACTTCACCATCCACGCCGGCGTGTTACTGCGCTATGTGCCGCTGACCGCCAATCGCGTGACCGGGATCGTCAGTCGTGGAGGCGCGATCATGGCCAAGTGGTGCCTGGCCCATCACAAGGAGAACTTCGCCTACACCCATTTCGAAGAAATCTGCGAAATCATGAAGGCGTACGACGTGAGTTTCTCCCTCGGCGATGGCCTGCGCCCCGGCTCGGTGGCCGACGCCAACGACGCGGCCCAGTTCGGCGAGTTGGAGACCTTGGGCGAGCTGACCAAGATCGCCTGGAAGCACGACGTGCAAACCATGATCGAAGGGCCCGGCCATGTGCCTATGCAGTTGATCAAGGAGAACATGGACAAGCAGCTCGAATGCTGCGACGAGGCGCCGTTCTATACCCTTGGCCCGCTGACCACCGACATTGCACCGGGCTATGACCACATTACCTCCGGCATCGGTGCGGCGATGATCGGCTGGTTCGGCTGCGCCATGCTCTGCTATGTCACGCCCAAGGAACACCTGGGCCTGCCGAACAAGGATGACGTGAAGACCGGCATCATTACCTACAAGATTGCCGCCCACGCGGCCGACCTGGCCAAGGGGCATCCGGGCGCGCAGATCCGTGACAACGCCTTGAGCAAGGCGCGCTTCGAGTTCCGCTGGGAGGACCAGTTCAACCTCGGCCTGGACCCGGACACCGCCCGCGCCTTCCACGACGAGACGCTGCCCAAGGAGTCGGCCAAGGTTGCCCACTTCTGCTCCATGTGCGGGCCGAAATTCTGCTCGATGAAAGTGACCCACGAGGTGCGTGAGTACGCGGCCAACCAGCGCATCGACGCGGTGGATGTGGATGTGGCGAAAGGGTTGGCGGAGCAGGCGGAGCGGTTCAAGCAGGAAGGCAGTCAGTTGTACAAGAAGGTCTGA
- a CDS encoding TolC family outer membrane protein, protein MLRKLSLAFAVSCATNGMVWAAEAPLSARTDLVSVYQEAVDNNADLAAARAQYGAQKEVVPQARAGLLPNLSGGADINNVRTQIDTPAATANRDAHSWRATLSQPLFRADRWFQLQAAEATNEQAALQLSATEQNMILQSAENYFAVLRAQDNLASTKAEENAFKRQLDQSNERFDVGLSDKTDVLQSQASYDTARANRILAQRQVEDAFEALITLTNRQYNSIQGIVHTLPVLPPLPNDAKAWVETAGRQNLNLLASNYAVTAAEEVLKQRKAGHAPTLDAVAQYEKGDNDALGFSNPNAFGTPYRGDVEQRTIGLRLNIPIYSGGLTSSQVRESYSRLGQTEQQREGLRRQVVENTRNLHRAVNTDVEQVQARRQSIISNQSAVEATEIGYQVGTRNIVDVLDAQRQLYASVRNYNNSRYDYILDNLRLKQAAGTLNPGDLQDLARYLKADYNPDRDFLPPDLAKAAAEQLKARPNN, encoded by the coding sequence ATGCTGCGCAAACTCTCACTGGCCTTTGCCGTGTCTTGTGCGACCAACGGAATGGTCTGGGCAGCTGAAGCGCCCTTGTCCGCCAGAACCGACCTGGTCAGCGTTTATCAGGAAGCGGTGGATAACAACGCCGACCTGGCTGCCGCCCGCGCCCAGTACGGCGCGCAGAAAGAGGTGGTGCCACAGGCCCGCGCCGGCTTGCTGCCGAACCTCTCGGGCGGTGCCGATATCAACAATGTGCGCACCCAGATCGATACCCCGGCCGCCACCGCCAACCGCGATGCCCACTCCTGGCGCGCCACCCTCAGCCAGCCGCTGTTCCGCGCCGATCGCTGGTTCCAGCTGCAGGCTGCCGAAGCCACCAATGAACAGGCGGCCCTGCAACTGTCGGCCACCGAACAGAACATGATCCTGCAGAGCGCCGAGAACTATTTCGCCGTGCTGCGCGCCCAGGACAACCTGGCCTCGACCAAGGCCGAAGAGAACGCCTTCAAGCGCCAACTGGACCAGTCCAACGAACGCTTCGACGTGGGCCTGTCGGACAAGACCGATGTGCTGCAATCCCAGGCCAGCTACGACACCGCGCGGGCCAACCGAATCCTCGCGCAGCGCCAGGTGGAGGACGCATTTGAAGCGCTGATCACCCTGACCAACCGTCAGTACAACTCGATCCAGGGCATTGTCCACACGCTACCGGTGTTGCCGCCGCTGCCGAACGACGCCAAAGCCTGGGTCGAAACCGCCGGGCGCCAGAACCTCAACCTGCTGGCCAGCAACTATGCCGTCACCGCCGCCGAAGAAGTCCTCAAGCAGCGCAAGGCCGGCCACGCGCCGACCCTGGACGCGGTGGCGCAATATGAAAAAGGCGATAACGACGCCCTCGGTTTCAGCAACCCGAATGCCTTCGGCACGCCCTATCGCGGTGATGTGGAACAGCGCACCATCGGCCTGCGCCTGAATATCCCGATCTATAGCGGCGGCCTGACCAGCTCGCAGGTGCGCGAATCCTATTCGCGCCTGGGCCAGACCGAACAGCAACGCGAGGGCCTGCGCCGCCAGGTGGTGGAAAACACCCGCAACCTGCACCGTGCGGTAAACACCGATGTTGAGCAGGTACAGGCACGCCGCCAGTCGATCATCTCCAACCAGAGCGCGGTGGAAGCTACGGAAATCGGCTATCAGGTGGGCACCCGCAACATCGTCGACGTGCTCGACGCCCAGCGCCAGCTCTATGCTTCGGTGCGTAACTACAACAACAGCCGCTACGACTACATTCTCGACAACCTGCGCTTGAAGCAGGCCGCGGGCACGCTGAACCCAGGGGATTTACAGGACCTGGCGCGCTACCTCAAGGCTGACTACAACCCGGACCGCGACTTCCTGCCACCCGACCTGGCCAAAGCCGCCGCCGAACAGCTCAAGGCCCGCCCGAATAATTAA
- the waaA gene encoding lipid IV(A) 3-deoxy-D-manno-octulosonic acid transferase yields MNRTLYTCLFYLALPLVALRLWLRARKAPAYAQRVGERFSYGLPTLQPGGIWVHAVSVGESIAAAPMVRGLLARYPHLPITITCMTPTGSERIQALFANEPRIQHCYLPYDLPCAAKRFLDRVQPKLAVIMETELWPNHIHACARRGIPVALANARLSARSAKGYGRFAKLTAPMLSQMSLLAVQTQTEAQRFLSLGARPETVEVTGSIKFDLTVDPQLSARAAALRAQWGATERPVWIAASTHAGEDEVVLAAHRQLLDSYPNALLILVPRHQERFGPMFDLCRQQGFTTVRRSSGEPVTAQTSVLLGDTMGELLFLYALADSAFVGGSLVATGGHNPLEPAALALPVIMGPHVFNFLEITAMMREAGALREVDDAQGLAEAVRQLFELPQDARKMAQAGLKVMQANQGALERLLDGLGRLIAI; encoded by the coding sequence ATGAATAGAACTCTCTACACCTGTCTGTTTTACCTGGCGCTGCCGTTGGTGGCCTTACGTCTGTGGCTGCGCGCGCGCAAGGCGCCGGCTTACGCCCAGCGCGTGGGCGAACGGTTCTCCTATGGCTTGCCGACGTTGCAGCCGGGCGGGATCTGGGTGCATGCCGTCTCGGTGGGCGAAAGCATCGCGGCCGCGCCGATGGTCCGTGGGTTGCTGGCGCGTTATCCACACCTGCCGATCACGATCACCTGCATGACGCCCACCGGTTCCGAGCGGATCCAGGCCCTGTTCGCCAACGAGCCGCGCATCCAGCACTGCTATTTGCCGTATGACTTACCCTGCGCGGCCAAGCGCTTTCTGGATCGCGTGCAGCCGAAACTGGCAGTGATCATGGAGACCGAGCTGTGGCCCAACCATATCCACGCCTGTGCCCGGCGCGGCATTCCGGTGGCGCTGGCCAATGCGCGGCTGTCGGCGCGCTCGGCCAAAGGTTATGGGCGCTTCGCCAAGTTAACCGCGCCGATGCTGTCGCAGATGAGCCTGTTGGCCGTGCAAACGCAGACCGAAGCCCAGCGCTTCCTGAGCCTGGGCGCACGCCCTGAAACCGTCGAGGTGACCGGTTCGATCAAGTTCGACCTGACCGTCGACCCGCAATTATCGGCCCGCGCCGCCGCGCTGCGTGCGCAATGGGGCGCCACTGAACGGCCGGTGTGGATCGCCGCCAGCACCCACGCCGGCGAAGATGAAGTGGTGCTGGCGGCCCATCGCCAACTTCTCGACAGCTACCCCAATGCGTTGCTGATTCTGGTGCCGCGCCATCAGGAACGCTTCGGGCCGATGTTCGATCTGTGCCGGCAGCAAGGCTTTACCACGGTTCGGCGCTCCAGCGGCGAGCCCGTCACGGCGCAGACCTCGGTGCTGCTGGGCGACACCATGGGCGAGCTGTTGTTTCTGTATGCCCTGGCGGACAGCGCCTTCGTCGGCGGCAGCCTGGTAGCGACCGGCGGTCATAACCCATTGGAACCGGCAGCCTTGGCCTTGCCGGTGATCATGGGGCCGCACGTATTCAACTTTCTCGAAATTACCGCAATGATGCGCGAAGCCGGGGCGTTACGCGAAGTGGATGACGCCCAAGGGTTGGCCGAAGCCGTGCGACAGTTATTCGAACTGCCGCAGGATGCGCGCAAGATGGCGCAGGCGGGGCTCAAGGTGATGCAGGCCAACCAGGGCGCGCTTGAGCGACTGCTCGATGGTCTGGGCCGATTGATCGCGATTTAA
- a CDS encoding LysR family transcriptional regulator → MSVQWDLEQMRLFVSVAEQRSFSAVARGQRKAQSAVSNGIAMLEADLGVSLFERSSGRQPRLTEAGAVLLEEAREVLRQCERLSGRALSLMRGEEACLRLAQDEAMLYQPVLDSLDALAGKFPNLEVQLSSAAQGDVARKLVERRADLGMLFYHDQIPEALERRVVGSVEMVTVCGRRHPLAAQNRVDCQGLAQYRQLLMSTQTSVYPGSEAASPQVWRADSFYVLAEWLIRGLGWAWLPRHVVQYPAYQNLMVELDSEWTPPALVVELVWRRDEPLGPAARFLAERFAECLRAID, encoded by the coding sequence ATGAGCGTTCAATGGGATCTGGAGCAGATGCGTCTGTTTGTCAGCGTGGCCGAGCAGCGCTCGTTTTCGGCGGTGGCACGCGGGCAGCGCAAGGCACAGTCGGCGGTCAGCAACGGCATTGCAATGCTGGAGGCTGACTTGGGCGTGAGCCTGTTCGAACGCAGCAGCGGTCGCCAGCCGCGCCTGACCGAAGCCGGCGCTGTGTTGCTCGAAGAGGCGCGCGAAGTCTTGCGCCAGTGTGAACGCCTCAGCGGACGCGCCCTGTCATTGATGCGTGGCGAAGAAGCCTGTCTGCGCCTGGCTCAGGACGAGGCGATGCTGTATCAGCCGGTGCTCGACAGCCTGGACGCCCTGGCGGGGAAATTTCCCAATCTGGAAGTGCAGCTTTCCAGCGCCGCCCAAGGCGATGTCGCGCGCAAATTGGTGGAGCGCAGGGCTGACCTGGGCATGCTGTTCTATCACGACCAAATTCCCGAAGCATTGGAGCGTCGGGTGGTGGGCAGTGTGGAGATGGTTACGGTCTGCGGGCGCCGGCATCCGCTGGCGGCGCAGAACCGCGTGGATTGCCAGGGTCTGGCGCAATATCGCCAGTTATTGATGTCGACCCAGACCAGTGTCTATCCCGGCAGCGAAGCCGCCAGCCCGCAGGTCTGGCGGGCCGACAGCTTCTACGTGCTGGCCGAATGGCTGATCCGTGGCCTGGGCTGGGCCTGGCTGCCTCGGCACGTGGTGCAATACCCCGCCTACCAGAACCTGATGGTCGAACTCGACAGCGAATGGACCCCACCGGCGCTGGTGGTCGAGTTGGTCTGGCGGCGCGATGAGCCCCTGGGGCCTGCCGCGCGATTTCTCGCTGAGCGTTTTGCCGAGTGTCTGCGGGCGATTGACTGA
- a CDS encoding DMT family transporter, protein MNAAYCYLAIAICSEVIATVSMKAIKGWSTPIPLLLVIVGYGVAFWMLTLVVRTVPVGVAYAVWAGMGIVMVSVAALFIYGQKLDLPAMLGMGLIVLGVVVIQLFSKTAGH, encoded by the coding sequence ATGAACGCTGCCTATTGCTACCTGGCCATCGCCATCTGCTCGGAGGTGATCGCCACTGTTTCCATGAAAGCTATCAAGGGCTGGAGCACCCCGATCCCACTGCTGCTGGTGATCGTCGGCTACGGCGTAGCGTTCTGGATGCTCACCCTGGTGGTGCGCACAGTGCCGGTGGGCGTGGCCTATGCCGTGTGGGCCGGGATGGGGATCGTGATGGTCAGCGTTGCGGCACTGTTTATCTACGGGCAGAAGCTCGACCTGCCGGCGATGCTGGGCATGGGCTTGATTGTGCTGGGAGTGGTGGTGATTCAGTTGTTCTCCAAAACCGCAGGGCATTGA
- a CDS encoding NAD(P)/FAD-dependent oxidoreductase — translation MPISTDVLIVGAGVAGLWLNARLRGQGFATVLVESATLGGGQSVKSQGIIHGGAKYALHGALTGASEAIADMPRRWREALAGDGELDLSGVRVLSQAHYLWSPGTLAGNLTSFFASKAVRGRVDQVKGDELPPALQDKRFKGKVYRLAELVVDVPSVIERLAQLAGDSLLAGQHIEPLLDGDSLVGLKVDGREIRAQRIVLSAGAGTADLLSALGLSQPAMQKRALHMILAKGPGLKPLYAHCLGGGTKPRLTITTHPAANGEWVWYMGGDIAEADGVARTPEAQIATAQQELAHLLPWIDMSQTRWATLRVDRAEPLQSGLSRPDNAFLAEQGRLLVGWPTKLALAPDFADRVLHSLERDGIQPGATQPLPELPKPALGVPVWETLLP, via the coding sequence ATGCCTATTTCCACCGACGTTCTGATTGTCGGCGCCGGGGTTGCCGGCCTCTGGCTCAACGCGCGCCTGCGCGGCCAGGGATTCGCCACGGTGCTGGTGGAGAGCGCCACCCTCGGTGGCGGACAAAGCGTCAAGTCCCAGGGGATCATTCACGGCGGCGCCAAGTATGCGTTGCACGGCGCCCTCACCGGCGCCTCCGAAGCCATCGCCGACATGCCGCGCCGCTGGCGCGAAGCTCTGGCCGGCGACGGCGAGCTGGACCTGTCCGGCGTGCGCGTGCTGTCCCAGGCCCACTACCTGTGGTCCCCCGGCACACTCGCCGGCAACCTCACCAGTTTCTTCGCCAGCAAGGCCGTACGTGGCCGGGTGGATCAGGTCAAGGGCGACGAGTTGCCGCCGGCTTTGCAAGACAAACGCTTCAAGGGCAAGGTCTACCGCCTGGCCGAACTGGTAGTGGACGTACCCAGCGTCATCGAGCGCCTCGCGCAGCTGGCCGGTGACAGCCTGCTCGCCGGGCAGCACATTGAACCGCTGCTGGACGGCGACAGCCTGGTGGGCTTGAAAGTGGACGGCCGCGAGATTCGCGCCCAACGCATCGTGTTGAGCGCCGGCGCCGGCACCGCAGACTTGCTCAGCGCCCTGGGCCTGAGCCAGCCGGCCATGCAGAAGCGGGCGCTGCACATGATCCTCGCCAAAGGCCCCGGCCTGAAGCCGCTGTACGCTCACTGCCTGGGCGGTGGCACCAAGCCGCGCCTGACCATCACCACGCACCCGGCCGCCAATGGCGAATGGGTCTGGTACATGGGCGGCGACATCGCCGAAGCCGATGGCGTGGCGCGCACACCAGAGGCACAGATCGCCACCGCGCAGCAAGAGCTGGCACACCTGCTGCCCTGGATCGACATGAGCCAGACCCGCTGGGCCACCCTGCGTGTCGATCGCGCCGAGCCCCTGCAGTCGGGCCTGAGCCGCCCCGACAACGCCTTCCTCGCCGAGCAGGGCCGCCTGCTGGTGGGCTGGCCAACCAAACTGGCCCTGGCGCCGGACTTCGCCGATCGCGTGCTGCACAGCCTGGAACGCGACGGCATTCAGCCTGGCGCCACGCAACCGCTGCCGGAACTGCCCAAGCCCGCCCTCGGCGTGCCCGTCTGGGAGACCCTGTTGCCATGA
- a CDS encoding aldo/keto reductase gives MSLPTLHDLHRPLGSTGLLVSPLGLGTVKLGRDQGVKYPNGFQIPADDEARMLLRQARELGINLIDTAPAYGMSEERLGPLLRGQRQEWVIVSKVGEEFESGVSRHDFSAAHTRLSIERSLKRLETDFIDLVLVHSDGNDLHILNDCEVYQTLAQLKHEGKIRGFGFSGKTVEGGVQALEQGDCAMVTYNLNEQAEKAVIDYAAAHGKGILVKKALASGHVCLAPGMDPIRASFTLLFAQPGVASAIVGTINPLHLAHNVATAAQVIRQL, from the coding sequence ATGAGCCTGCCTACCCTGCACGACCTGCATCGCCCGCTGGGCAGCACCGGCCTGCTCGTCTCGCCGCTGGGCCTGGGCACCGTCAAGCTGGGTCGCGACCAAGGGGTGAAATACCCCAATGGTTTCCAGATCCCCGCCGACGACGAGGCGCGCATGCTGCTGCGCCAGGCCCGGGAATTGGGCATCAACCTGATCGACACCGCACCAGCCTACGGCATGAGCGAAGAACGCCTGGGGCCGTTGTTGCGCGGCCAGCGTCAGGAGTGGGTGATCGTCAGCAAGGTGGGCGAAGAATTCGAGTCGGGCGTGTCGCGTCACGATTTCAGCGCCGCCCATACACGCCTGTCGATAGAACGTAGTTTGAAACGACTTGAAACGGATTTTATCGACCTGGTTTTGGTGCATTCGGACGGCAACGACTTGCACATCCTCAACGACTGCGAGGTGTACCAGACGCTGGCGCAGCTCAAGCACGAGGGCAAGATTCGCGGTTTCGGCTTCTCCGGCAAAACCGTCGAAGGCGGCGTGCAGGCTCTGGAACAGGGGGACTGCGCGATGGTTACCTACAATCTGAACGAACAGGCCGAGAAAGCCGTCATTGATTATGCGGCGGCCCACGGCAAAGGCATCCTGGTCAAAAAGGCCCTGGCCAGTGGTCACGTGTGCCTGGCGCCAGGAATGGATCCAATTCGCGCCAGTTTCACCTTGTTGTTTGCGCAACCGGGCGTCGCCAGTGCTATTGTCGGGACCATCAACCCGCTGCACCTGGCCCATAACGTGGCGACCGCTGCCCAGGTCATTCGTCAACTCTGA